The following coding sequences lie in one Crassostrea angulata isolate pt1a10 chromosome 10, ASM2561291v2, whole genome shotgun sequence genomic window:
- the LOC128166377 gene encoding high-affinity choline transporter 1-like isoform X1, whose protein sequence is MGVHVVGIVAVIVFYILILGVGLWAARKSRGETDSENVMLAGRNIGILVGVFTMTATWVGGGFINGTAEYIYKDGLLWCQAPFGYALSLLFGGLFFAEKMRTEGYVTMLDPFQLKYGQRMGGLLYIPALLGEVFWTAAILAALGATISVIIDIDVKTSIIVSACIAVFYTLFGGLYSVAYTDVVQLFCIFFGLWVTIPFAMTNPNVGDISVNASAMWIKSVDRQYTGVYLDGMLLLIFGGIPWQVYFQRVLSAKSAFNAKILSYVAGVGCVVMAIPSILIGAIATNTDWNNTDYTLRDHRKFPIPKEDMNLILPMVMQYLTPPWVAFFGLGAVSAAVMSSADSSILSASSMFARNIYKLLFRQQSSEQEIVNVMRVSIFGVGILATIMAIMVDSIYMLWYLCSDLVYVILFPQLVSVIYLKGTNTYGSLGGFVIGWFFRLMGGESSMGIPAVIKYPWYDKETNTQLFPFKTFCMLLSFSSIILISYPLKYVFEHGLIPPKYDVFMCIVNVPEETIALASNKMSELTAMTPTEVNGGKINPALKFSQDDLLAVEKFAAKDGKDGEKTNFLSSYEGVESDVPKESS, encoded by the exons ATGGGAGTCCATGTGGTGGGCATCGTCGCTGTCATCGTCTTTTACATTTTGATACTGGGAGTCGGACTATGGGCCGCCCGGAAATCCCGAGGGGAGACGGACAGCGAAAATGTGATGCTGGCAGGGAGGAATATTGGCATCCTGGTGGGGGTATTCACTATGACAG CAACGTGGGTGGGAGGTGGCTTCATTAATGGTACAGCTGAGTACATCTACAAAGACGGCCTGCTGTGGTGTCAGGCTCCATTTGGATATGCCCTCAGTCTTCTGTTTG GTGGCCTGTTTTTTGCTGAGAAGATGAGGACAGAGGGGTACGTGACCATGCTGGACCCCTTTCAGCTGAAGTACGGACAGAGGATGGGGGGACTGCTCTACATCCCCGCCCTGCTGGGGGAGGTGTTCTGGACGGCAGCCATATTGGCTGCTCTTG GTGCTACAATATCCGTGATAATCGACATCGATGTGAAGACATCAATCATTGTGTCTGCCTGTATTGCCGTATTTTACACCTTGTTTGGGGGACTGTACTCCGTTGCCTACACAGACGTAGTACAGCTCTTCTGTATATTCTTTGGACTG TGGGTAACCATTCCATTTGCTATGACAAATCCAAATGTCGGCGACATCTCCGTCAATGCTTCCGCTATGTGGATCAAGTCGGTCGATCGCCAGTACACGGGCGTGTACTTGGACGGGATGCTGCTGCTGATCTTTGGCGGGATTCCATGGCAGGTGTACTTCCAGCGAGTCCTGTCTGCCAAGTCGGCATTCAATGCCAAGATCCTGTCCTATGTGGCAGGAGTAGGATGTGTCGTCATGGCGATCCCCTCCATTCTGATTGGTGCTATAGCAACAAATACAG ACTGGAATAACACAGACTACACTCTGAGGGATCATCGGAAGTTCCCGATCCCTAAAGAGGACATGAACCTGATCCTGCCGATGGTGATGCAGTACCTGACTCCCCCCTGGGTCGCCTTCTTCGGTCTGGGGGCGGTGTCAGCTGCCGTGATGTCATCAGCCGACTCCTCCATATTGTCGGCCAGCTCCATGTTCGCCAGAAACATCTACAAGTTACTGTTCAGACAACAG TCTTCGGAGCAGGAGATAGTGAACGTGATGAGAGTTAGCATCTTTGGAGTGGGTATCCTAGCAACGATCATGGCTATCATGGTGGACTCCATCTACATGCTGTGGTATCTCTGTTCTGACCTGGTGTACGTCATCCTGTTCCCGCAGCTGGTCAGCGTAATTTATCTGAAGGGAACAAACACTTACGGATCTCTCGGCGGCTTCGTCATCGGATGGTTCTTCCGCCTAATGGGAGGGGAGAGCAGCATGGGTATTCCCGCAGTGATCAAGTACCCCTGGTACGACAAAGAAACCAACACTCAGTTGTTTCCCTTTAAGACTTTCTGCATGCTGCTGTCGTTTTCATCCATCATACTTATTTCTTATCCCTTGAAGTACGTGTTTGAGCATGGACTGATTCCTCCCAAGTACGATGTCTTCATGTGTATCGTTAACGTTCCGGAGGAAACAATTGCACTCGCTTCAAACAAGATGTCTGAATTGACAGCAATGACTCCGACTGAAGTGAACGGCGGCAAAATAAATCCAGCGTTGAAATTTTCCCAGGATGACTTGCTAGCTGTTGAGAAATTTGCTGCCAAAGACGGAAAAGATGGtgaaaaaacaaactttttgtcaTCGTATGAAGGTGTGGAAAGTGACGTCCCTAAAGAGTCTTCGTAA
- the LOC128166377 gene encoding high-affinity choline transporter 1-like isoform X2, translating into MRTEGYVTMLDPFQLKYGQRMGGLLYIPALLGEVFWTAAILAALGATISVIIDIDVKTSIIVSACIAVFYTLFGGLYSVAYTDVVQLFCIFFGLWVTIPFAMTNPNVGDISVNASAMWIKSVDRQYTGVYLDGMLLLIFGGIPWQVYFQRVLSAKSAFNAKILSYVAGVGCVVMAIPSILIGAIATNTDWNNTDYTLRDHRKFPIPKEDMNLILPMVMQYLTPPWVAFFGLGAVSAAVMSSADSSILSASSMFARNIYKLLFRQQSSEQEIVNVMRVSIFGVGILATIMAIMVDSIYMLWYLCSDLVYVILFPQLVSVIYLKGTNTYGSLGGFVIGWFFRLMGGESSMGIPAVIKYPWYDKETNTQLFPFKTFCMLLSFSSIILISYPLKYVFEHGLIPPKYDVFMCIVNVPEETIALASNKMSELTAMTPTEVNGGKINPALKFSQDDLLAVEKFAAKDGKDGEKTNFLSSYEGVESDVPKESS; encoded by the exons ATGAGGACAGAGGGGTACGTGACCATGCTGGACCCCTTTCAGCTGAAGTACGGACAGAGGATGGGGGGACTGCTCTACATCCCCGCCCTGCTGGGGGAGGTGTTCTGGACGGCAGCCATATTGGCTGCTCTTG GTGCTACAATATCCGTGATAATCGACATCGATGTGAAGACATCAATCATTGTGTCTGCCTGTATTGCCGTATTTTACACCTTGTTTGGGGGACTGTACTCCGTTGCCTACACAGACGTAGTACAGCTCTTCTGTATATTCTTTGGACTG TGGGTAACCATTCCATTTGCTATGACAAATCCAAATGTCGGCGACATCTCCGTCAATGCTTCCGCTATGTGGATCAAGTCGGTCGATCGCCAGTACACGGGCGTGTACTTGGACGGGATGCTGCTGCTGATCTTTGGCGGGATTCCATGGCAGGTGTACTTCCAGCGAGTCCTGTCTGCCAAGTCGGCATTCAATGCCAAGATCCTGTCCTATGTGGCAGGAGTAGGATGTGTCGTCATGGCGATCCCCTCCATTCTGATTGGTGCTATAGCAACAAATACAG ACTGGAATAACACAGACTACACTCTGAGGGATCATCGGAAGTTCCCGATCCCTAAAGAGGACATGAACCTGATCCTGCCGATGGTGATGCAGTACCTGACTCCCCCCTGGGTCGCCTTCTTCGGTCTGGGGGCGGTGTCAGCTGCCGTGATGTCATCAGCCGACTCCTCCATATTGTCGGCCAGCTCCATGTTCGCCAGAAACATCTACAAGTTACTGTTCAGACAACAG TCTTCGGAGCAGGAGATAGTGAACGTGATGAGAGTTAGCATCTTTGGAGTGGGTATCCTAGCAACGATCATGGCTATCATGGTGGACTCCATCTACATGCTGTGGTATCTCTGTTCTGACCTGGTGTACGTCATCCTGTTCCCGCAGCTGGTCAGCGTAATTTATCTGAAGGGAACAAACACTTACGGATCTCTCGGCGGCTTCGTCATCGGATGGTTCTTCCGCCTAATGGGAGGGGAGAGCAGCATGGGTATTCCCGCAGTGATCAAGTACCCCTGGTACGACAAAGAAACCAACACTCAGTTGTTTCCCTTTAAGACTTTCTGCATGCTGCTGTCGTTTTCATCCATCATACTTATTTCTTATCCCTTGAAGTACGTGTTTGAGCATGGACTGATTCCTCCCAAGTACGATGTCTTCATGTGTATCGTTAACGTTCCGGAGGAAACAATTGCACTCGCTTCAAACAAGATGTCTGAATTGACAGCAATGACTCCGACTGAAGTGAACGGCGGCAAAATAAATCCAGCGTTGAAATTTTCCCAGGATGACTTGCTAGCTGTTGAGAAATTTGCTGCCAAAGACGGAAAAGATGGtgaaaaaacaaactttttgtcaTCGTATGAAGGTGTGGAAAGTGACGTCCCTAAAGAGTCTTCGTAA
- the LOC128166118 gene encoding uncharacterized protein LOC128166118, protein MATKRPSLRKSTRAQSKAKENNGEDPSKVDNDKLSEPIPKTQTRRITKLKKHVTEKPEIINIDEESEHGDGSFISQVIPSCEKDTFLCSQDTSAEVFWDCTSPDMRKIIRSRHRRDKHIKNNVVDIVQTLSTTSDADTEDLEDKSKNGLLGLWMDSDAPDISSKFTATNLTSFSPTNSFPPQRAQKEKREATDTLSSVLQEKLSMRIKKERSPLGTKIRSSAEKRKRSSLSGVTESPSKISKVERNEGKACALPEEVEKLSETSWSEDDFYEEDSFIIRATQAPGELANKCETKTSSNKEVNNKAAPQDMLDFLKKLKQKCIVGLVGGSDLSKIAEQMGRDVVNEYDYVFSENGLVAYKEGKQIGQENLLHNKGEECLQKVINFALKYMSELQLPAKRGTFVEFRSSMLNLCPVGRSCSQKERDEFAAFDKENNIRKKFVEALYKNFPEAGLKFAIGGQISIDVFPTGWDKTFCLQFLEKDGIKTIHFFGDKTTAGGNDHEIYEDSRTIGHSVTDPSDTIKQVSAIIPGL, encoded by the exons ATGGCAACAAAACGTCCAAGTTTACGAAAGAGCACCAGGGCACAATCGAAAGCAAAAGAGAATAATGGTGAGGATCCCAGCAAAGTTGATAATGACAAACTTTCAGAACCCATTCCCAAAACGCAGACGAGAAGAATAACAAAACTTAAGAAACATGTTACTGAAAAACCTGAAATCATTAACATTGACGAGGAGTCGGAGCATGGGGATGGAAGCTTTATATCCCAGGTCATCCCAAGCTGTGAAAAAGACACTTTTCTGTGTTCACAAGATACCTCAGCAGAGGTGTTTTGGGACTGTACATCTCCTGACATGCGGAAAATTATCCGCTCCAGGCATAGGAGGgacaaacatataaaaaataatgtagtGGATATCGTACAGACATTGTCAACAACCAGTGATGCTGACACAGAAGATTTGGAGGACAAAAGCAAAAATGGACTTCTGGGATTGTGGATGGACTCTGACGCGCCAGATATCTCTTCAAAATTTACGGCAACAAACCTTACTTCCTTTTCTCCTACCAACAGCTTTCCTCCACAAAGAGCTCAGAAAGAGAAGCGAGAAGCCACAGACACCTTATCTTCTGTTTTACAGGAAAAACTGTCAATGAGGATCAAGAAAGAAAGGTCTCCCTTGGGAACAAAAATAAGATCATCTGCTGAAAAAAGGAAGCGCAGTTCTCTGTCAGGAGTCACAGAAAGTCCATCTAAAATCAGCAAGGTTGAAAGGAATGAAGGTAAAGCTTGTGCTTTACCTGAGGAAGTTGAGAAACTAAGTGAAACATCATGGAGTGAAGACGACTTTTATGAAGAAGACTCCTTTATAATAAGAGCCACCCAAGCTCCAGGAGAGCTTGCTAACAAATGTGAAACAAAGACCTCCTCAAATAAAGAAGTGAATAACAAA gcAGCTCCACAGGATATGCTGGATTTTctaaaaaagttaaaacagaAATGCATTGTGGGATTGGTAGGGGGCTCAGATTTATCCAAAATTGCTGAACAAATGGGGAGAGATG tTGTGAATGAATATGACTATGTGTTTTCTGAAAATGGTCTGGTGGCATACAAGGAAGGAAAGCAGATAGGACAAGAG aatCTCCTTCATAACAAAGGAGAAGAGTGTCTACAGAAAGTGATCAACTTTGCCTTGAAATACATGTCAGAATTACAGCTTCCTGCCAAACG agGGACGTTTGTGGAGTTCAGAAGCAGTATGTTGAATTTATGTCCAGTGGGGAGGAGTTGTTCACAAAAAGAAAGAGATGAATTTGCTGCTTTTGACAAG GAAAATAACATCAGGAAGAAGTTTGTTGAGGCTCTATACAAAAACTTTCCGGAGGCCGGACTAAAGTTTGCCATCGGGGGACAAATTAGTATTGATGTTTTTCCTACTGGCTGGGACAAAACATTCTGCCTCCAGTTCCTGGAAAAAGACGGCATTAAAACGATCCATTTCTTTGGGGACAAAACTACTGCG GGTGGAAACGACCACGAGATATATGAGGATTCTAGGACGATAGGTCACTCCGTGACCGACCCCTCGGACACCATTAAACAAGTGTCAGCAATCATTCCAGGCTTATAA
- the LOC128166120 gene encoding kelch-like protein 10 isoform X1, translated as MDYHKHSYHHPDKMPTSQELSEVMSVYPKLKYFEELSCGLTDSLQTSLFADVQIEVEGETFNCHRIILASMSHYFKTMFTSKFKESSLPKVHLKDLNKEIFRAALEYIYTGQSSVKNSNVYHLLSCSSMLQIKGLQSICSEFLQKSLCHNNCIGIWKMATGHGLPELQKKSWETIQENFPEVSKCDEFLHLSQDELIQIIDCKDLFTVKEEDVCDAVLRWVKGDPNRKKGLVAVFKVLRLTQMSLDYLCNVREGEEIEECSGCRTLVLEAIDKINSALPNEFSCPESEYRQEEVVCMVGTRSREPNPQKIEVLCYSFRHNNKFKFSTLPVEPGPCFAVCILNRDIYISGGYNQQNLMLHFNTEHNTWTECKQMKIERWSHSMVAVGKHLYLLGGTSRTNETLSSIEKFDPETGTYEEVGHLEVPVSSMTAAVFGTKIITFGGKLGDRNSASVIQFFDISNKTKGVLGNLPESCAGSMGRAVYFEDRLIIVFREGQVVEYSEDTGPSIVCMIDKFDHFGAVNHNGEILVLGNRSGSFYAVLFNPYSGKSRHIPAPFKAPMCNFYCLKTTVSKKYLK; from the exons ATGGATTACCACAAG CATTCCTATCATCATCCAGACAAAATGCCGACATCACAGGAGCTATCAGAGGTGATGAGCGTCTACCCAAAGCTGAAGTATTTTGAGGAGCTTTCCTGTGGACTGACAGACTCACTGCAGACCTCTTTGTTTGCTGACGTACAGATCGAGGTGGAAGGGGAGACCTTCAATTGCCACCGGATTATCCTGGCTTCCATGTCTCATTACTTTAAAACCATGTTCACTTCAA AATTCAAGGAGAGTAGTTTACCAAAAGTCCATCTCAAGGATTTGAATAAAGAAATCTTTAGAGCAGCTCTGGAATACATTTACACAGGTCAAAGTTCAGTCAAGAACAGCAATGTCTATCATCTGCTTTCGTGCTCATCAATGTTACAAATCAAAGGCCTCCAATCCATCTGTAGTGAGTTTCTACAGAAAAGCTTATGTCATAATAATTGTATAGGGATCTGGAAGATGGCTACAGGGCATGGGTTACCAGAACTACAGAAAAAGAGCTGGGAAACGATCCAGGAAAACTTCCCGGAAGTCTCGAAATGTGACGAGTTTTTGCATCTGTCTCAGGATGAACTGATTCAGATCATTGACTGCAAAGACTTATTTACAGTCAAAGAGGAAGATGTCTGTGATGCTGTCCTGAGGTGGGTAAAAGGGGACCCCAATAGGAAGAAAGGCCTGGTGGCTGTATTCAAAGTGCTGCGACTAACCCAGATGTCCCTGGATTATCTCTGCAATGTCAGGGAAGGTGAGGAAATTGAAGAATGCTCAGGCTGCCGAACTCTAGTCTTGGAGgctattgataaaattaattctgCCCTCCCCAATGAGTTCTCCTGCCCCGAGTCGGAGTACAGACAGGAAGAAGTGGTTTGTATGGTGGGAACGAGGAGCAGGGAACCCAACCCTCAGAAGATCGAGGTCCTGTGCTACAGCTTCAGACATAACAACAAGTTCAAGTTCTCCACTCTTCCTGTAGAACCAGGCCCATGTTTTGCTGTCTGTATTCTCAACAGAGATATTTACATTTCTGGAGGGTACAACCAGCAGAATCTGATGCTTCACTTTAACACGGAGCACAACACGTGGACAGAGTGCAAGCAGATGAAAATAGAAAGGTGGTCCCACTCTATGGTGGCTGTCGGGAAGCACCTCTATTTGCTGGGCGGGACATCCAGAACCAACGAGACCCTCTCCAGCATTGAAAAGTTTGACCCAGAAACAGGAACGTACGAAGAAGTAGGTCATCTAGAAGTACCAGTCTCCTCCATGACTGCTGCAGTCTTTGGGACCAAAATCATAACCTTTGGAGGCAAGCTGGGAGACCGAAACTCAGCCTCTGTAATTCAATTCTTCGACATCTCCAATAAAACTAAGGGTGTGCTGGGGAACCTCCCGGAGTCCTGCGCGGGCAGCATGGGACGAGCGGTTTATTTTGAGGACAGACTGATCATTGTTTTCCGTGAGGGTCAGGTCGTGGAGTACTCGGAAGACACCGGACCCTCCATAGTCTGCATGATCGACAAATTTGATCACTTTGGGGCAGTGAATCACAATGGGGAAATCCTGGTCCTAGGGAATCGCAGTGGGAGTTTCTATGCCGTCCTGTTTAATCCATACAGCGGAAAATCCAGACACATTCCGGCCCCCTTCAAAGCTCCGATGTGTAACTTTTATTGCTTGAAAACCACTGTCagcaaaaagtatttaaaatag
- the LOC128166120 gene encoding kelch-like protein 10 isoform X2, protein MPTSQELSEVMSVYPKLKYFEELSCGLTDSLQTSLFADVQIEVEGETFNCHRIILASMSHYFKTMFTSKFKESSLPKVHLKDLNKEIFRAALEYIYTGQSSVKNSNVYHLLSCSSMLQIKGLQSICSEFLQKSLCHNNCIGIWKMATGHGLPELQKKSWETIQENFPEVSKCDEFLHLSQDELIQIIDCKDLFTVKEEDVCDAVLRWVKGDPNRKKGLVAVFKVLRLTQMSLDYLCNVREGEEIEECSGCRTLVLEAIDKINSALPNEFSCPESEYRQEEVVCMVGTRSREPNPQKIEVLCYSFRHNNKFKFSTLPVEPGPCFAVCILNRDIYISGGYNQQNLMLHFNTEHNTWTECKQMKIERWSHSMVAVGKHLYLLGGTSRTNETLSSIEKFDPETGTYEEVGHLEVPVSSMTAAVFGTKIITFGGKLGDRNSASVIQFFDISNKTKGVLGNLPESCAGSMGRAVYFEDRLIIVFREGQVVEYSEDTGPSIVCMIDKFDHFGAVNHNGEILVLGNRSGSFYAVLFNPYSGKSRHIPAPFKAPMCNFYCLKTTVSKKYLK, encoded by the exons ATGCCGACATCACAGGAGCTATCAGAGGTGATGAGCGTCTACCCAAAGCTGAAGTATTTTGAGGAGCTTTCCTGTGGACTGACAGACTCACTGCAGACCTCTTTGTTTGCTGACGTACAGATCGAGGTGGAAGGGGAGACCTTCAATTGCCACCGGATTATCCTGGCTTCCATGTCTCATTACTTTAAAACCATGTTCACTTCAA AATTCAAGGAGAGTAGTTTACCAAAAGTCCATCTCAAGGATTTGAATAAAGAAATCTTTAGAGCAGCTCTGGAATACATTTACACAGGTCAAAGTTCAGTCAAGAACAGCAATGTCTATCATCTGCTTTCGTGCTCATCAATGTTACAAATCAAAGGCCTCCAATCCATCTGTAGTGAGTTTCTACAGAAAAGCTTATGTCATAATAATTGTATAGGGATCTGGAAGATGGCTACAGGGCATGGGTTACCAGAACTACAGAAAAAGAGCTGGGAAACGATCCAGGAAAACTTCCCGGAAGTCTCGAAATGTGACGAGTTTTTGCATCTGTCTCAGGATGAACTGATTCAGATCATTGACTGCAAAGACTTATTTACAGTCAAAGAGGAAGATGTCTGTGATGCTGTCCTGAGGTGGGTAAAAGGGGACCCCAATAGGAAGAAAGGCCTGGTGGCTGTATTCAAAGTGCTGCGACTAACCCAGATGTCCCTGGATTATCTCTGCAATGTCAGGGAAGGTGAGGAAATTGAAGAATGCTCAGGCTGCCGAACTCTAGTCTTGGAGgctattgataaaattaattctgCCCTCCCCAATGAGTTCTCCTGCCCCGAGTCGGAGTACAGACAGGAAGAAGTGGTTTGTATGGTGGGAACGAGGAGCAGGGAACCCAACCCTCAGAAGATCGAGGTCCTGTGCTACAGCTTCAGACATAACAACAAGTTCAAGTTCTCCACTCTTCCTGTAGAACCAGGCCCATGTTTTGCTGTCTGTATTCTCAACAGAGATATTTACATTTCTGGAGGGTACAACCAGCAGAATCTGATGCTTCACTTTAACACGGAGCACAACACGTGGACAGAGTGCAAGCAGATGAAAATAGAAAGGTGGTCCCACTCTATGGTGGCTGTCGGGAAGCACCTCTATTTGCTGGGCGGGACATCCAGAACCAACGAGACCCTCTCCAGCATTGAAAAGTTTGACCCAGAAACAGGAACGTACGAAGAAGTAGGTCATCTAGAAGTACCAGTCTCCTCCATGACTGCTGCAGTCTTTGGGACCAAAATCATAACCTTTGGAGGCAAGCTGGGAGACCGAAACTCAGCCTCTGTAATTCAATTCTTCGACATCTCCAATAAAACTAAGGGTGTGCTGGGGAACCTCCCGGAGTCCTGCGCGGGCAGCATGGGACGAGCGGTTTATTTTGAGGACAGACTGATCATTGTTTTCCGTGAGGGTCAGGTCGTGGAGTACTCGGAAGACACCGGACCCTCCATAGTCTGCATGATCGACAAATTTGATCACTTTGGGGCAGTGAATCACAATGGGGAAATCCTGGTCCTAGGGAATCGCAGTGGGAGTTTCTATGCCGTCCTGTTTAATCCATACAGCGGAAAATCCAGACACATTCCGGCCCCCTTCAAAGCTCCGATGTGTAACTTTTATTGCTTGAAAACCACTGTCagcaaaaagtatttaaaatag